From Afipia carboxidovorans OM5, one genomic window encodes:
- a CDS encoding alpha/beta fold hydrolase, protein MLSRKVETAQGRVAVLESTGTGMPVLFIHGNSSSGHAFQRQFEADFAKIYRIIAVDLLGHGQSDNARDPQQVYSVPGHAAVLIDVLRSLKIHRAALFGWSLGGHIAIEMIGQGFDAAGIMIVGTPPIRPGLLGMVRGFQTQFDLLLATRGVLRPHEIERFARACVGETYAAQFHDAIARTHVRARPLLARGMMTGVGLDQRQIIENLPAPVAVVNGAYEPFARLEYLSSLTYRNLWGGHCHIIDGAGHAPFLTAPEQFNSLLSLFLEDASRYHADDAERHRVVA, encoded by the coding sequence ATGCTTTCGCGGAAAGTCGAGACGGCTCAAGGACGGGTGGCGGTTCTGGAAAGCACCGGGACGGGCATGCCTGTCCTCTTCATTCACGGCAATTCGTCCAGCGGCCACGCCTTCCAGCGGCAATTCGAAGCAGATTTCGCAAAAATCTATCGGATCATCGCCGTCGATCTTCTTGGACACGGGCAATCGGACAACGCGCGGGATCCTCAGCAGGTCTACAGCGTGCCGGGCCACGCCGCCGTTCTGATCGACGTGCTGCGTTCGCTGAAGATTCATCGTGCCGCTCTGTTCGGCTGGTCGCTCGGCGGACACATCGCGATCGAAATGATCGGTCAAGGCTTCGATGCCGCCGGCATCATGATCGTCGGGACGCCACCGATCCGGCCTGGCCTGCTTGGAATGGTTCGCGGCTTCCAGACGCAATTCGATCTGTTGCTTGCGACGCGTGGCGTGTTACGGCCCCACGAGATCGAACGCTTCGCCCGTGCGTGTGTCGGCGAGACATACGCGGCGCAGTTCCATGACGCGATCGCGCGGACCCATGTTCGTGCGCGTCCTCTTCTGGCGCGCGGAATGATGACCGGGGTCGGCCTCGATCAGCGCCAGATCATTGAGAACCTGCCGGCACCGGTCGCCGTCGTGAACGGTGCCTACGAGCCTTTCGCCCGGCTCGAATATCTCTCAAGCCTCACTTATCGGAATCTTTGGGGCGGCCATTGCCACATCATCGACGGCGCCGGTCACGCGCCGTTCCTGACCGCGCCTGAGCAATTCAATTCGCTGCTTTCGCTCTTTCTGGAAGACGCGAGCCGATATCACGCCGACGATGCAGAACGCCATCGCGTCGTCGCCTGA
- a CDS encoding Maf-like protein translates to MLGRPKFVLASGSPRRLSLLNQAGIEPDALRPADVDETPKRGELPRVCATRLARAKADAALKSVQLDDDLRGAYILAADTVVAVGRRILPKAELVDEAVQCLRLLSGRNHRVYTSICLVTPKESFRQRLVETRVRFKRLSAADIESYIDSGEWRDKAGGYAVQGIAGAFVVKMVGSYTGVVGLPLYESMALLEGEGFPVRAGWVNAT, encoded by the coding sequence ATGCTTGGCCGTCCCAAATTCGTACTTGCGTCCGGCTCGCCGCGCCGGCTCAGCCTGCTGAACCAGGCGGGCATCGAGCCCGATGCGCTGCGGCCTGCCGATGTCGACGAAACGCCGAAGCGGGGTGAGCTGCCGCGGGTATGCGCAACGCGTCTTGCGCGCGCCAAGGCGGACGCGGCGCTGAAATCGGTGCAGCTCGATGACGATCTGCGCGGCGCCTACATCCTCGCCGCCGATACCGTGGTCGCGGTCGGCCGCCGCATTCTGCCGAAGGCCGAACTGGTGGATGAGGCCGTGCAGTGCCTGCGGTTGCTCTCCGGACGCAACCATCGCGTCTACACCTCGATCTGCCTTGTCACGCCGAAGGAATCGTTCCGCCAGCGTCTCGTCGAAACGCGGGTGCGCTTCAAGCGCCTCTCCGCTGCCGATATCGAGAGCTACATCGATTCAGGCGAATGGCGCGACAAGGCGGGCGGCTATGCCGTGCAGGGCATCGCGGGCGCGTTTGTGGTGAAAATGGTCGGTTCCTATACCGGCGTCGTCGGGCTGCCTTTATATGAATCGATGGCGCTGCTGGAAGGCGAAGGCTTTCCGGTGCGTGCGGGCTGGGTCAACGCGACCTGA
- a CDS encoding N-acyl amino acid synthase FeeM domain-containing protein, whose translation MGSVAARAGKGFSERLSDFAETVQYRRIEGEADREAVFRLRYEAYVREGTIPISFERRFADKYDELPNVWIFGAYIDGELASSLRVHVATPEHPLSPSVDVFPDVLRPEIEKGRTIVDPTRFVAHPAIARHYPELPYITVRLGFLASEYFRADLGLASVRVEHQAFYKRVFLMNPLCEPRRFPKLAPLFSLMGVNYPSVKERIIQRYPFMQSTPAELEELYQRGDRNLADVIPLELRAPVEAHIVGKRSDLNNPLAGAVRRRRDGVLHRRRDIGSRLPERAKAAN comes from the coding sequence ATGGGTTCCGTTGCGGCTCGAGCGGGCAAGGGATTTTCTGAACGCCTCAGTGACTTTGCGGAGACTGTTCAGTACCGGAGGATCGAGGGCGAGGCGGACCGGGAGGCGGTGTTTCGCCTTCGCTATGAGGCTTACGTTCGGGAAGGCACGATCCCCATCAGCTTCGAGCGGCGTTTTGCCGACAAGTATGATGAGTTGCCGAATGTCTGGATTTTCGGCGCCTACATCGACGGCGAGTTGGCGAGCTCTCTTCGGGTGCACGTCGCAACCCCTGAGCACCCACTCTCGCCCAGTGTCGACGTCTTTCCTGACGTGCTGCGACCGGAGATCGAGAAGGGGCGCACCATTGTCGATCCGACCCGGTTCGTGGCGCACCCGGCCATTGCGCGTCACTATCCTGAGTTGCCCTACATCACCGTACGGCTCGGGTTTCTCGCTTCGGAATATTTTCGAGCCGATCTCGGGCTTGCTTCGGTGCGCGTCGAGCATCAGGCGTTCTACAAGCGCGTGTTCCTGATGAACCCGCTTTGCGAGCCACGGCGATTTCCAAAACTGGCGCCGCTCTTCAGTCTGATGGGCGTCAATTATCCGTCGGTGAAGGAGCGGATTATCCAGCGCTATCCGTTTATGCAGAGTACGCCCGCGGAGTTGGAAGAACTGTACCAGCGCGGCGATCGCAATCTGGCCGATGTCATTCCGCTGGAGCTACGCGCGCCGGTCGAAGCGCACATCGTGGGCAAGCGTTCCGACCTCAACAACCCGCTAGCAGGGGCTGTCAGGCGACGACGCGATGGCGTTCTGCATCGTCGGCGTGATATCGGCTCGCGTCTTCCAGAAAGAGCGAAAGCAGCGAATTGA
- a CDS encoding OmpP1/FadL family transporter — MIFRPTVSHAWRGIFILACLTIAPDARAGGFGIRAQSAEGFGAAIAGVAAGNALSFSYWNPAVLANVDRFQVEGVSNVIFPAISLDPAASNTVDIGKGALVPAMYMAMPLNSRMTLGMSITSPYGLATQAPTNWAGQIYGRKSEIFSINANPMLSYRVNDVLSVGVGLQVQYFKTKLTQAVDVVPFAPDAMLKADGVGVGFNLGMQLKPWAGGTIGLGYRSAISHDLDGHLTTPLGRASAAAGLTTPALVSLGVRQELNERYRVMGTVEWTNWSRLGTVPVYDRVSGGVLTTLPLRYRDGWLFSVGGEYDFSQKVTARAGVGYEIAPMNDMTRDVRLPEPNQVILSAGLSYRYSERTTLDLAITQSLGLGNGAVTIASGDPRYLGLPFSATSDLNVTIVSAGLKMKFDSLPFGIR, encoded by the coding sequence TTGATTTTTCGTCCGACGGTATCCCACGCTTGGCGTGGGATTTTCATTCTCGCCTGTCTCACTATTGCGCCCGATGCGCGTGCGGGAGGATTCGGAATCCGTGCGCAGAGTGCCGAAGGTTTTGGCGCGGCCATTGCGGGTGTCGCCGCAGGCAACGCCTTGTCCTTCAGTTACTGGAACCCGGCGGTGCTAGCCAACGTCGATCGTTTTCAGGTCGAAGGCGTATCGAACGTTATTTTCCCGGCGATCAGTCTGGATCCGGCTGCGAGCAACACCGTCGATATCGGGAAGGGCGCGTTGGTCCCGGCGATGTACATGGCCATGCCGCTCAACAGTCGCATGACCCTTGGGATGTCGATCACGAGTCCGTACGGTCTTGCGACGCAGGCGCCGACCAACTGGGCCGGGCAGATTTACGGGCGAAAGTCGGAAATCTTTTCGATCAACGCCAACCCGATGCTGTCCTATCGCGTCAACGATGTGCTTTCGGTCGGCGTCGGATTGCAGGTTCAGTATTTCAAGACGAAGCTCACTCAGGCCGTCGACGTTGTTCCGTTTGCTCCCGATGCCATGCTGAAGGCGGACGGTGTCGGCGTCGGCTTCAATCTGGGCATGCAGTTGAAGCCGTGGGCGGGCGGCACGATCGGTCTCGGCTATCGCTCTGCAATCAGCCATGATCTCGACGGGCATCTGACCACGCCGTTGGGGAGGGCATCGGCGGCGGCGGGTTTGACGACTCCCGCTCTTGTCAGCCTCGGCGTACGTCAGGAGTTGAATGAGCGCTATCGTGTGATGGGCACGGTCGAGTGGACGAACTGGAGCCGCCTCGGCACGGTCCCGGTTTATGACAGGGTTTCGGGCGGGGTGCTGACAACGCTGCCGCTTCGCTATCGCGATGGCTGGCTGTTCTCGGTCGGTGGCGAATACGACTTCAGTCAGAAAGTCACAGCACGCGCGGGCGTCGGATACGAAATCGCGCCGATGAACGACATGACGCGCGATGTCAGGCTGCCCGAGCCCAACCAGGTGATCCTGTCCGCCGGTCTCTCGTATCGCTACAGCGAACGAACGACGCTCGATCTCGCAATCACGCAATCGCTCGGCCTCGGCAACGGAGCCGTCACGATCGCGTCGGGCGATCCCCGTTATCTTGGTCTTCCATTTTCCGCGACGTCGGATTTGAACGTCACGATCGTCTCGGCCGGTCTCAAAATGAAATTCGACTCCCTGCCGTTCGGAATACGGTAG
- a CDS encoding class I SAM-dependent methyltransferase — protein MSETELDAARAGYVLGHSNRELERLHRQGLLFADLTRDILVRAGLKSGMRVLDIGCGGGDVSLIAAKLVTSSGAVTGIDPSSDALAVARARLDALGKPWVRFSQGTLETLEDASSFDAVIGRFLLIHLANPAEALSRLRASLRPGAIVSFIEFDLSTAACYPPLPLLQQCVGWVGEVYRRMGRQPDMGVGLFDGFCSAGLKPEMIGLTRIAASNEQAGIDFLVESVRSLLPAMEKLGIAGSGTVAIDTLRERLVQESASGHHCVFYPRLVGAWAVVR, from the coding sequence ATGAGTGAAACTGAGCTTGATGCGGCGAGAGCAGGTTATGTTCTTGGCCATTCAAACCGCGAACTTGAGCGGCTGCATCGCCAGGGGCTCCTCTTTGCGGATTTGACACGCGATATTCTGGTGCGTGCCGGGCTCAAGAGCGGCATGCGGGTTCTTGATATCGGCTGCGGGGGCGGCGATGTCTCTCTCATCGCGGCGAAGCTTGTCACGTCGAGCGGGGCCGTGACGGGAATCGATCCATCATCGGATGCGTTGGCGGTCGCCCGTGCGCGGCTCGATGCCCTGGGCAAACCATGGGTGCGCTTTTCACAGGGTACGCTCGAGACGCTCGAGGATGCTTCATCGTTCGATGCGGTGATTGGCCGTTTTCTTCTCATCCATCTTGCCAATCCAGCGGAGGCGCTGAGCCGGTTGCGGGCCAGCCTGCGCCCCGGAGCAATCGTCTCCTTCATCGAGTTCGATCTCAGCACCGCCGCTTGCTATCCGCCTTTGCCTCTCCTGCAACAGTGCGTCGGATGGGTCGGCGAGGTCTATCGTCGTATGGGCCGTCAGCCGGATATGGGCGTGGGTCTGTTTGACGGGTTTTGCTCCGCAGGTTTGAAGCCGGAAATGATCGGGTTGACGCGGATCGCGGCGTCCAACGAGCAGGCGGGAATCGATTTCCTCGTGGAGTCCGTTCGCAGTCTCTTGCCTGCGATGGAGAAGCTGGGAATTGCAGGATCGGGTACCGTCGCTATCGATACGCTGCGGGAGCGCCTTGTGCAGGAATCCGCGTCAGGTCATCATTGCGTTTTCTATCCACGTCTTGTGGGAGCATGGGCGGTTGTTCGGTAG
- the yacG gene encoding DNA gyrase inhibitor YacG, with the protein MTRQKPCPICGKPATHASRPFCSERCRDVDLNRWLSGAYAIPARDMETDDDEEPTPPPGASRSS; encoded by the coding sequence ATGACACGCCAGAAGCCTTGTCCGATTTGCGGCAAGCCCGCGACCCACGCGTCGCGACCGTTCTGTTCCGAGCGCTGCCGCGATGTCGACCTCAACCGTTGGCTTTCCGGCGCCTATGCGATTCCGGCGCGCGACATGGAAACTGACGATGACGAGGAGCCGACGCCCCCGCCGGGCGCCTCGCGATCCTCTTGA
- a CDS encoding putative bifunctional diguanylate cyclase/phosphodiesterase produces MAAYSRQKPSADNYVETRRWEKRYILGSGAFVAILSFWCFLTFALTSDPAVHLISFSVSLAYLVGVTGRNFSSDQLVTTQTVCAGLPMTAGLIIQNDIYYAFLASLLIPFFLSLRFISTRLRKTLFDAVVASREIQLLAKRFDTALNNMPHGLCMFDANRRLLVTNHRFIEMLGLGSNLNGNLCIRELLQHITASNQLRHLSPDEFASQFEERIASRQRQTLALEVDANKTFELTFQPMENGGHVVLSEDITERQQTAERIEHLARYDALTGLPNRTHLEDEFERLTAQGMQSCALLFIDLDQFKKVNDTLGHPAGDALLCQVANRLRRILNTTGIVARFGGDEFVVLLPIQHSRDEAAQLAGHIIRTLSEIYDVNGHQIMVGASVGVGVMPEDGRTFEQILKCADMAMYHAKADGRGTYSFFEHTMDEKAQTRRALELDIRNAMTRNEFDIYFQPIMDIKTGRTVTCEALLRWPHTERGMVPPNEFVSVVEEMGLITELGTWVLHKACSECTTWPKNIGVAVNVSAIQFRRSNVSELIAECLASTGLSADRLEIEITESVLLENTAEIQKALNDIRKQGVRISLDDFGTGYSSLSYLREFPLSKIKIDRSFLAGIENDPRSMKLLYGIARVSADLGMSVVVEGVETHRQLTLLLQEPSITQVQGYLFSGAIGGVDTHKRLKDERALECIA; encoded by the coding sequence ATGGCTGCCTATTCGCGCCAAAAGCCCAGCGCAGACAATTACGTTGAGACCCGCCGCTGGGAGAAGCGCTACATCCTCGGCTCCGGCGCGTTCGTCGCGATTCTCAGTTTCTGGTGCTTTCTTACCTTCGCGCTGACATCCGACCCAGCGGTCCATCTCATCAGCTTCTCGGTCAGCCTCGCCTATCTCGTGGGCGTGACCGGGCGGAATTTCTCAAGCGACCAGCTTGTGACCACCCAGACGGTTTGCGCCGGCCTGCCGATGACCGCCGGGCTGATCATTCAGAACGACATCTACTATGCCTTCTTGGCCTCTCTGCTGATTCCGTTCTTTCTGAGCCTTCGGTTCATCTCGACGCGCCTGCGCAAGACGCTGTTCGACGCCGTCGTCGCCTCGCGCGAGATCCAATTGCTCGCCAAGCGTTTCGATACGGCGCTGAACAACATGCCCCACGGCCTGTGCATGTTCGATGCAAACCGGCGCCTGCTTGTCACCAATCACCGCTTTATCGAGATGCTGGGGCTTGGCTCCAACCTCAACGGCAACCTTTGCATCCGCGAGCTGCTGCAACACATCACCGCGTCAAATCAGTTGCGGCATCTCTCGCCGGACGAATTCGCATCCCAGTTCGAGGAGCGCATTGCCTCCAGGCAGCGGCAAACGCTCGCGCTCGAAGTCGACGCAAACAAGACGTTCGAGCTAACGTTCCAGCCGATGGAGAATGGCGGCCATGTCGTGCTCTCGGAAGACATCACCGAACGACAGCAGACGGCTGAGAGAATCGAACACCTCGCTCGCTATGATGCACTGACCGGCTTGCCGAACCGCACCCATCTCGAGGATGAGTTCGAAAGACTCACCGCACAAGGCATGCAGAGTTGCGCCCTGCTTTTCATTGACCTCGACCAATTCAAGAAAGTGAACGACACGCTTGGTCATCCGGCCGGAGACGCTCTCCTGTGCCAGGTCGCGAACCGTCTGCGTCGCATCCTGAATACGACAGGCATCGTTGCCCGCTTCGGGGGGGACGAGTTCGTCGTGCTGCTGCCGATTCAGCACAGTAGAGATGAAGCTGCGCAGCTCGCAGGGCACATCATCCGCACCTTGAGTGAGATCTATGACGTCAACGGGCACCAGATCATGGTCGGTGCGAGCGTCGGCGTCGGCGTAATGCCCGAAGATGGCAGAACATTCGAGCAGATCCTCAAATGCGCCGACATGGCCATGTACCACGCCAAGGCCGACGGGCGCGGGACATACTCCTTCTTCGAACACACCATGGATGAAAAGGCGCAGACGCGCCGGGCGCTCGAGCTCGACATCCGCAACGCGATGACGCGAAACGAGTTCGACATCTATTTCCAGCCGATCATGGACATCAAAACCGGACGGACGGTCACTTGCGAAGCATTGCTGCGCTGGCCGCACACCGAGCGCGGCATGGTGCCGCCGAACGAATTCGTATCAGTCGTCGAAGAAATGGGACTCATCACCGAGCTCGGCACCTGGGTGCTTCACAAGGCTTGCAGTGAATGCACAACGTGGCCGAAGAACATCGGCGTCGCGGTAAATGTCTCGGCCATTCAGTTCCGGCGCAGCAATGTGAGTGAACTCATCGCCGAGTGCCTCGCGAGTACGGGACTTTCGGCCGATCGCCTCGAGATCGAGATCACCGAGTCGGTGCTTCTGGAAAACACCGCCGAGATTCAGAAGGCGCTGAACGATATCCGCAAGCAAGGCGTTCGGATTTCACTCGATGATTTCGGAACGGGTTATTCGAGCCTGAGCTATTTGCGGGAATTCCCGCTCAGCAAGATCAAGATCGACCGCAGCTTCCTTGCCGGAATCGAAAACGATCCCCGCTCAATGAAGCTGCTCTATGGCATCGCGCGCGTCAGTGCGGATCTCGGAATGTCCGTCGTCGTGGAAGGCGTGGAAACCCATCGGCAGCTCACCCTGCTGTTGCAGGAGCCAAGCATCACGCAGGTCCAGGGTTATCTGTTCTCCGGCGCGATCGGTGGCGTCGATACGCACAAGCGTCTTAAGGACGAACGCGCGCTCGAGTGCATCGCGTAG
- a CDS encoding efflux RND transporter permease subunit encodes MIKAVLSFSIAQRWAVVIVTLVVAAFGAWSLSRLPIDAVPDITNNQVQINTLAPAFSTVEVEKQITVPLETALAGMPGLESTRSLSRNGFSQITAVFDEKTNIYFARQQVSERLTEARQALPQGTEPRMGPVSTGLGEVSMWTVRYVVQATNHPSETGPQSDGSYITPEGQRLVTSLEREAYLRTVQEWIVRPQIKSVAGVAGVDSIGGYTKQYQVQPDTARLASYGLSFTDIVKALEENNVSRGARYIERNGEGIAVRATGRIQTLDDLANVVVSTRGGRPIRIADIASTAIGGETRTGSASINGEEAVIGTALMLIGGNSRTVAAAVDARLTEIARLLPPGIEIKPLLDRTQLVDATIRTVAKNLTEGAALVIAVLLILLGNLRAAIITAIVIPLAMLMTAIGMVESRISANLMSLGALDFGLIVDGAVIITENCLRHLAERQRELGRLLTRTERLETVRDAAQEMIRPSVYGQAIIILVYVPLLSFTGVEGKMFEPMALTVILALASAFVLSLTLVPAAVALFVTGRVTEKDNAAVGWLKRHYEPLLRKAIARPAPVIGSASFLVCASLALFTTLGQEFIPSLDEQNIALHALRIPSTSLSESQRMQLDVEKTIAGLPEVETVFSKTGTAEIASDPMPPNASDTFVILKPRAQWPDPASSKEDLVHRISDAVAKLPGQAYEFTQPIQMRFNELLAGVRGDIAVKVFGDDFEAMLRAANEIAAILRTTQGATDVKVEQINGLPTLDIVINRAEIARLGLSAGTIQAVIGAAVGGQEAGKVFEGDRHFEIVVKLAENHRADLEVLRNLPVTLPASAPGAALQTVPLNRVADFRFIEGPNQISREQGKRRVVVTANVRGRDMASVVDDARAKIDQTVKLPSGYWIAWGGQYENLASARARLALVVPGCFVLIFLLLCSALGTARDAAIVFTAVPLALTGGILTLWLRGLPFSVSAAVGFIALSGIAVLNGLVMLSAIRQIAERTDATSAIVEGALTRLRPVVMTALVAALGFVPMAIATSAGAEVQRPLATVVIGGIISSTVLTLFVLPALYATFHKNAAKPQ; translated from the coding sequence ATGATCAAAGCCGTGCTCTCGTTCTCCATCGCGCAGCGATGGGCGGTCGTCATCGTCACCCTCGTCGTTGCAGCCTTCGGCGCGTGGTCGCTGTCGCGGCTGCCGATCGACGCCGTGCCCGACATCACCAACAATCAGGTGCAGATCAACACGCTGGCGCCGGCGTTCTCAACCGTGGAGGTCGAGAAACAGATCACGGTGCCGCTCGAGACCGCACTCGCCGGAATGCCGGGGCTCGAGAGTACCCGCTCGCTATCGCGCAACGGCTTTTCGCAGATCACCGCAGTGTTCGACGAGAAGACCAACATCTATTTCGCGCGCCAGCAGGTGAGCGAACGTCTGACCGAAGCGCGGCAGGCGCTGCCGCAGGGCACCGAGCCGCGGATGGGGCCGGTCTCGACGGGGCTTGGCGAGGTTTCGATGTGGACGGTGCGATACGTCGTGCAGGCAACCAACCACCCGAGCGAGACCGGGCCGCAAAGTGACGGCAGCTATATCACGCCGGAAGGCCAGCGGCTCGTCACTTCCCTTGAGCGCGAAGCCTATCTGCGCACGGTGCAGGAATGGATCGTCCGGCCGCAGATTAAATCCGTCGCCGGAGTCGCGGGTGTCGATTCCATCGGCGGCTACACCAAGCAGTATCAGGTGCAGCCCGACACGGCGCGGCTTGCTTCCTACGGGTTGTCGTTCACAGATATCGTCAAGGCGCTGGAAGAGAACAACGTCAGCCGCGGCGCGCGCTATATCGAGCGCAACGGCGAAGGCATCGCGGTGCGCGCGACCGGCCGCATCCAGACGCTCGATGACCTCGCCAACGTGGTGGTTTCGACGCGCGGCGGCCGGCCGATCCGCATTGCGGACATTGCCTCCACCGCGATCGGCGGCGAAACGCGCACCGGCAGCGCCAGTATCAACGGCGAGGAAGCCGTGATCGGCACCGCGCTGATGCTGATCGGCGGCAACAGCCGCACCGTCGCAGCCGCGGTCGATGCACGGCTCACCGAGATCGCGCGCCTGTTGCCGCCCGGCATCGAGATCAAACCGCTGCTCGACCGCACGCAGCTTGTCGATGCCACCATCCGCACCGTCGCGAAGAATCTGACGGAAGGTGCTGCGCTTGTCATCGCCGTGCTGCTCATCCTTCTGGGCAATCTGCGTGCGGCGATCATCACCGCCATCGTCATTCCGCTCGCGATGCTGATGACCGCCATCGGCATGGTGGAGAGCCGGATCAGCGCCAACCTGATGAGCCTCGGTGCACTGGACTTCGGACTGATCGTCGACGGTGCGGTGATCATCACCGAGAACTGCCTGCGGCATCTCGCCGAACGGCAGCGCGAGCTGGGCCGCCTGCTGACGCGAACCGAACGGCTTGAAACCGTCCGCGACGCCGCGCAGGAAATGATCCGGCCGAGTGTCTACGGTCAGGCCATCATCATTCTGGTTTATGTGCCGCTGCTGTCGTTCACCGGCGTCGAAGGCAAGATGTTCGAGCCGATGGCACTCACCGTCATACTCGCGCTCGCAAGCGCGTTCGTGCTGTCGCTGACGCTGGTCCCCGCTGCCGTCGCGCTGTTCGTCACCGGCCGCGTCACGGAAAAGGACAACGCTGCTGTCGGCTGGCTCAAGCGCCACTACGAACCGCTGCTCCGCAAGGCGATCGCGCGACCCGCGCCTGTGATCGGCAGCGCGAGTTTCCTCGTCTGCGCGAGCCTCGCGCTGTTCACGACGCTCGGGCAGGAGTTCATTCCCTCGCTCGACGAGCAGAACATCGCGCTTCACGCGCTCCGCATTCCCAGCACGTCGCTGTCGGAATCGCAACGCATGCAGCTCGACGTCGAGAAAACCATTGCCGGCTTGCCTGAAGTCGAGACCGTGTTCTCCAAGACGGGCACCGCCGAGATCGCGTCCGATCCGATGCCGCCGAACGCTTCCGATACCTTCGTGATCCTGAAGCCGCGCGCGCAGTGGCCCGATCCGGCGTCCTCGAAGGAAGACCTCGTACATCGCATTTCCGATGCCGTCGCGAAGCTGCCCGGCCAGGCCTACGAGTTCACCCAGCCGATCCAGATGCGGTTCAACGAGCTGCTCGCCGGTGTGCGCGGCGACATCGCCGTCAAGGTGTTCGGCGACGACTTCGAGGCGATGCTGCGCGCCGCCAACGAGATCGCGGCGATCCTGCGCACGACACAAGGCGCAACCGACGTGAAGGTCGAGCAGATCAACGGCCTGCCGACGCTCGACATCGTCATCAACCGCGCCGAGATCGCGCGCCTCGGACTATCCGCAGGTACGATCCAGGCGGTGATCGGCGCCGCGGTCGGCGGACAGGAAGCCGGCAAGGTGTTCGAAGGCGACCGCCATTTCGAGATCGTGGTCAAGCTCGCGGAGAACCACCGAGCCGACCTCGAAGTGCTGCGCAATCTTCCGGTGACGTTGCCGGCCTCGGCACCGGGAGCGGCACTGCAGACCGTGCCGCTCAACAGAGTCGCGGATTTTCGTTTCATCGAAGGGCCGAACCAGATCAGCCGCGAACAAGGCAAGCGCCGCGTCGTCGTCACCGCGAACGTGCGCGGCCGCGACATGGCCTCCGTCGTCGATGATGCGCGCGCGAAGATCGACCAGACGGTGAAGCTTCCCTCCGGTTACTGGATCGCCTGGGGCGGCCAGTATGAAAACCTCGCCAGCGCGCGGGCGCGGCTCGCGCTCGTCGTGCCGGGCTGCTTCGTCCTGATCTTTCTCCTGTTATGCAGCGCGCTCGGCACCGCGCGCGATGCCGCGATCGTGTTCACCGCGGTGCCGCTTGCCTTGACCGGCGGCATCCTCACGCTCTGGCTGCGCGGCCTGCCGTTCTCGGTCTCGGCGGCGGTGGGATTCATCGCGCTGTCCGGCATCGCGGTGCTGAACGGCCTCGTGATGCTTAGCGCCATTCGCCAGATCGCGGAGCGTACCGACGCCACGTCCGCCATCGTCGAAGGCGCGCTGACGCGGCTGCGGCCCGTGGTGATGACGGCGCTCGTTGCCGCACTCGGCTTCGTGCCGATGGCGATCGCGACCAGCGCCGGCGCGGAGGTGCAACGGCCGCTCGCAACCGTCGTCATCGGCGGCATCATCTCCTCGACGGTGCTGACGCTGTTCGTACTGCCCGCGCTCTATGCGACGTTCCACAAGAACGCAGCGAAACCGCAATGA
- a CDS encoding DUF1236 domain-containing protein produces MRNRFMTSLAALTILAGTGAAFGQGTGTREAPSGGTSTQSPSAAPDSGMRSGSSGVQMKGAQSPDSQDATPQQKSSQSGEGMRGSRQNAQDNRPDRMKGPQSTEDRSKGERTKGAESEGARKNGNMNAERRGTETDSKQRSQTTGQAGAGAKLSTEQRTKITSVIREQRVQPETNVNFNISVGTRVPRSVHFHPLPADIITIYPGWRGYEFFLVRDEIIVVNPRTLEIVAVLEA; encoded by the coding sequence ATGCGAAACCGTTTCATGACCTCCCTAGCCGCCCTGACAATCCTCGCCGGAACAGGCGCAGCTTTCGGACAGGGCACCGGCACGCGGGAAGCGCCGTCAGGCGGAACCTCGACGCAATCGCCGTCCGCCGCGCCGGACTCCGGCATGCGCTCCGGTTCATCCGGCGTGCAAATGAAGGGCGCTCAATCCCCGGACTCGCAGGACGCAACGCCGCAACAGAAGTCGTCACAATCCGGCGAAGGCATGCGCGGCTCGCGGCAGAATGCGCAGGATAACCGGCCTGATCGGATGAAGGGGCCGCAGTCCACCGAGGATCGCTCGAAAGGCGAGCGCACCAAGGGCGCCGAATCCGAGGGCGCGCGCAAGAACGGCAACATGAACGCGGAGCGCCGCGGCACCGAGACCGACAGCAAGCAGCGCTCGCAGACCACCGGTCAGGCCGGCGCCGGTGCAAAGCTCTCGACCGAGCAGCGCACCAAGATCACCAGCGTCATCCGCGAGCAGCGCGTTCAGCCGGAGACCAACGTCAACTTCAATATCTCGGTCGGCACCCGCGTGCCGCGGTCGGTGCACTTCCATCCGCTTCCCGCAGATATCATCACGATCTATCCCGGCTGGCGCGGCTATGAATTCTTCCTGGTTCGTGACGAGATCATTGTCGTGAACCCGCGCACGCTCGAGATCGTCGCGGTACTGGAAGCCTAA